The following are encoded in a window of Gossypium raimondii isolate GPD5lz chromosome 13, ASM2569854v1, whole genome shotgun sequence genomic DNA:
- the LOC105782636 gene encoding phytochrome A yields the protein MSSSRHSHSSNNSGRSRHSARIIAQTTVDAKLHADFEESGSSFDYSSTVRVIGDQQPRSDNVTTAYLHNIQKGKFIQPFGCLLALDEKTYKVIAYSENAPEMLTMVSHAVPSVGDHPVLGIGTDIRTIFTAPSSSALLKALGIGEVSLLNPILVHCKTSGKPFYAIIHRVTGGLIIDFEPVKPSEVPMTAAGALQSYKLAAKAITRLQSLPSGSMERLCDTMVQEVFELTGYDRVMTYKFHDDDHGEVVSEITKPGLEPYLGLHYPATDIPQAARFLFMKNKVRMIVDCRAKHVQVFQDDKLPMDLTLCGSTLRAPHSCHLQYMENMNSIASLVMAVIVNDGDEEGDGTNSEQPQQKRKRLWGLVVCHNTTPRFVPFPLRYACEFLAQVFAVHANKELELESQIVEKNILRTQTLLCDMLMRDAPVGIVSQSPNIMDLVKCDGAALLYKNKIWKLGATPSDFQLNEIALWLSEYHMDSTGLSTDSLYDAGFPGALALGDVVCGMAAVRITHKDMLFWFRSPTAAEIRWGGAKHEPGVKDDDRKMHPRSSFKAFLEVVKTRSLPWKDYEMDAIHSLQLILRNAFKDVETTDTNTNAIHSKLGDLRLEGMQELEAVTSEMVRLIETATVPILAVDVDGLVNGWNMKIAELTGLSVDNAIGKHFLTLVEDSSSETVQKMLFMALQGKEEKNIQFEIKTHGSRTEAGPISLVVNACVNRDLQESVVGVCFVAQDVTAQKIVMDKFTKIEGDYRAIVHNPNPLIPPIFGMDEFGWCSEWNPAMTKLTGWNRHEVVDKMLLGEVFGTNTACCRLKNQESFVNLGVVLNNAVTGNEPEKVPFGFFARSGKYVECLLCVNKKFDMEGGAVSGVFCFLQLPSHELQQALHIQKLSEQTAMKRLKALAYLKTQIRNPLSGIIFSRKMMEDTELRPEQKRLLQTSSMCQRQLSKILDDSDLSSIIDGYLDLEMIEFTLNDVLIASISQVMMKSTGKGIRILNETAEEVMEETLYGDGVRLQQVLADFLLVSVNFAPKGGQLSVVASLTKDQLGRSVHLARLNLRITHVGGGIPEALLNQMFETDGDATEEGISLLISRKLVKLMTGDIQYLREAGRTTFIINIELAAANRSRN from the exons ATGTCATCATCAAGGCATAGCCATTCATCAAACAACTCAGGAAGATCCAGACATAGTGCTCGGATTATTGCTCAAACCACTGTAGATGCAAAACTTCATGCAGATTTCGAGGAGTCAGGCAGCTCGTTTGATTATTCGAGTACAGTGCGTGTAATTGGAGATCAGCAACCAAGGTCGGACAATGTTACCACGGCGTATCTCCATAACATTCAGAAAGGCAAGTTTATCCAGCCCTTTGGGTGCTTGTTAGCTTTAGATGAGAAAACTTACAAGGTCATAGCGTACAGTGAGAATGCCCCTGAGATGTTGACCATGGTTAGCCATGCTGTCCCAAGTGTTGGGGACCATCCGGTTCTCGGCATTGGAACCGACATAAGAACCATTTTCACCGCCCCTAGTTCATCTGCATTGCTAAAGGCCTTAGGAATTGGGGAGGTTTCTCTTTTGAATCCAATCTTGGTTCATTGCAAGACTTCTGGGAAACCCTTTTATGCGATAATCCATCGGGTAACTGGGGGCTTGATCATTGATTTTGAGCCTGTCAAGCCCTCTGAAGTTCCCATGACTGCAGCTGGAGCCTTGCAATCATACAAGCTTGCAGCAAAGGCGATCACACGGTTGCAGTCACTGCCTAGTGGGAGCATGGAAAGGCTTTGTGATACAATGGTGCAGGAGGTTTTTGAACTCACTGGTTATGACAGAGTGATGACATATAAATTCCATGATGATGATCATGGGGAAGTGGTATCTGAGATAACAAAGCCAGGTTTGGAGCCTTATTTAGGTTTGCATTATCCAGCCACTGATATTCCCCAAGCTGCTCGATTTTTGTTTATGAAGAATAAAGTCCGTATGATCGTTGATTGTCGAGCAAAACATGTGCAAGTATTTCAAGATGATAAGCTTCCTATGGACCTAACCTTGTGTGGTTCAACCCTGAGGGCTCCCCATAGCTGCCATTTACAgtacatggaaaacatgaatTCCATTGCTTCTCTGGTTATGGCTGTCATCGTCAATGATGGAGATGAAGAAGGTGATGGGACTAACTCCGAGCAGCCAcaacaaaagagaaagagaCTATGGGGTCTGGTAGTATGCCATAACACCACTCCTAGGTTTGTTCCATTTCCCCTCAGGTATGCCTGTGAGTTTCTAGCTCAAGTTTTCGCTGTCCATGCCAATAAAGAGTTGGAGCTTGAAAGTCAAATCGTCGAGAAGAACATCCTGCGAACACAGACCCTTTTGTGTGATATGCTTATGAGGGATGCACCAGTGGGGATTGTATCACAGAGTCCAAATATAATGGATTTGGTGAAATGTGATGGAGCTGCCTTATTATACAAGAATAAGATTTGGAAACTAGGTGCAACTCCAAGTGATTTCCAACTGAATGAGATAGCGTTGTGGCTTTCAGAATATCATATGGATTCCACTGGTCTGAGCACTGATAGCTTGTATGATGCGGGGTTTCCAGGGGCTCTGGCTCTTGGTGATGTAGTATGTGGAATGGCAGCGGTGAGGATAACCCACAAAGACATGCTTTTCTGGTTTCGGTCCCCTACGGCAGCCGAAATTCGATGGGGTGGTGCAAAGCATGAACCTGGTGTGAAGGATGATGATCGAAAGATGCACCCGAGGTCATCATTCAAGGCTTTCCTTGAAGTTGTCAAGACAAGGAGTTTGCCATGGAAGGACTATGAAATGGATGCCATCCATTCTTTGCAGCTTATTCTAAGGAATGCGTTCAAAGACGTTGAGACTACGGATACAAACACCAATGCCATACATTCGAAGCTCGGTGACCTCAGACTAGAAGGGATGCAAGAGCTGGAGGCAGTGACAAGTGAGATGGTTCGTTTGATTGAAACGGCTACCGTGCCAATTCTGGCAGTTGATGTCGATGGCCTGGTTAATGGTTGGAATATGAAAATTGCAGAGTTGACTGGCCTTTCTGTTGATAATGCAATTGGAAAGCATTTTCTCACACTTGTTGAAGATTCTTCATCTGAAACAGTCCAGAAAATGTTGTTCATGGCACTGCAGG GCAAAGAAGAGAAGAACATCCAGTTTGAGATCAAAACTCATGGGTCAAGGACTGAGGCTGGTCCCATTAGTTTAGTTGTCAATGCTTGTGTAAACAGGGATCTCCAAGAAAGTGTTGTGGGGGTATGTTTTGTGGCACAAGATGTAACAGCTCAGAAGATTGTCATGGACAAATTCACCAAGATCGAAGGGGATTACAGAGCAATAGTACACAATCCAAACCCACTGATCCCTCCAATATTTGGCATGGATGAATTTGGGTGGTGTTCTGAGTGGAATCCGGCAATGACAAAGTTAACCGGTTGGAACCGACATGAAGTGGTGGATAAAATGCTGTTGGGGGAGGTTTTCGGAACCAACACTGCATGCTGTCGTCTGAAGAACCAAGAATCCTTTGTCAACCTTGGTGTTGTTCTTAACAATGCAGTGACTGGTAATGAACCTGAGAAGGTTCCTTTCGGTTTCTTTGCTCGCAGTGGGAAGTATGTTGAATGCTTGTTATGCGTGAACAAGAAGTTTGACATGGAAGGTGGTGCTGTGAGTGGTGTGTTCTGTTTCTTGCAGCTTCCAAGCCATGAACTGCAACAGGCACTTCATATCCAGAAATTATCAGAACAAACCGCCATGAAAAGATTGAAAGCTTTAGCTTATTTGAAAACTCAGATACGTAACCCCCTGTCTGGAATTATTTTTTCTAGGAAAATGATGGAAGACACAGAGTTGAGACCTGAACAAAAACGCCTTCTTCAAACTAGTTCCATGTGCCAGCGCCAGCTTAGCAAGATACTTGATGATTCAGACCTTAGCAGCATCATTGATGG TTACTTGGATCTTGAAATGATTGAATTCACCTTGAATGATGTACTGATTGCTTCTATCAGTCAAGTGATGATGAAGAGCACTGGGAAAGGCATCCGAATACTGAATGAGACAGCAGAAGAAGTCATGGAGGAGACCTTGTATGGAGATGGCGTTAGACTTCAACAAGTCTTAGCTGATTTCTTGTTGGTATCAGTTAATTTTGCACCAAAGGGAGGCCAACTTAGTGTTGTAGCTAGCTTAACCAAGGATCAACTAGGACGGTCCGTTCATCTTGCACGTTTGAACCTCAG GATAACACATGTAGGAGGTGGAATACCTGAAGCATTGCTGAACCAAATGTTTGAAACTGATGGAGATGCAACAGAGGAAGGTATCAGTTTGCTAATCAGTCGAAAATTGGTGAAACTCATGACTGGTGATATCCAGTATTTAAGGGAAGCTGGCAGGACTACTTTCATCATCAACATTGAACTTGCTGCAGCAAATAGGTCCAGAAACTAA